From a single Xyrauchen texanus isolate HMW12.3.18 chromosome 26, RBS_HiC_50CHRs, whole genome shotgun sequence genomic region:
- the nutf2l gene encoding nuclear transport factor 2, like — MTDKPMWEQIGTGFVQHYYQQFDSDRMKLSELYTDASCLTWEGEGFQGKSAIMNKLNSLPFQTIQHSITAQDHHPTPDSCVMSMVMGQLKADQDQVMGFQQVFLLKNVNDKWVCTNDMFRLALHNFGA, encoded by the exons ATGACAGACAAACCAATGTGGGAGCAAATCGGCACAGGATTCGTGCAACACTATTACCAGCAGTTTGATTCAGACCGCATGAAGCTCTCCGAACTTTAT ACTGATGCGTCCTGTTTGACATGGGAAGGAGAGGGGTTTCAAGGGAAGTCTGCAATCATGAACAAACTAAAT AGCCTTCCCTTCCAGACCATTCAGCACAGCATCACAGCTCAGGACCATCATCCAACTCCAGACAGCTGTGTCATGAGTATGGTCATGGGCCAACTCAAA GCTGATCAAGACCAAGTTATGGGCTTTCAACAAGTCTTCCTGCTGAAGAATGTAAATGACAAATGGGTCTGCACTAACGACATGTTCCGATTAGCTCTTCATAACTTTGGAGCATAG
- the adnp2b gene encoding activity-dependent neuroprotector homeobox protein 2b — translation MYQFPVRGLEKIRRTRRKVKNILGEFGLEECLSWTEDLQEFYPGDNVFDATDWCDLSDGFDGRWIKKWEYRTRGLCCSLCKFSARSWHAYRTHVQRCHDEEERLCKLSSCTSCPFIAHPRVVSKHCRLFHVEDPKLESGAVPQLPPRAVSGTTFQCRKCHLQDTLLYSVKKHVLLYHYTSTLNKYAGQRPERELKALGDISQKFYCKKCYVAAETSEHLLYHLLTSEKHKELDVHIRALIFETESKKQYPALAPKAQGTSAVVMMKDQPAIPGTLAAGGIKMLENGSSHVITTPGTSQPFLPTQASALVQLASAEAKGLLRPGVPLAFQNPQTGRPASAVPPTAPHQVPVRVGHPGQSQLQPVSRQIVFPPGVRLNVPAVRPPAPQSILVNPRLPQPSPGGTMMTSQSLLSHLIPTGNKVDGLPTYTLAPLQVLSVQSNNSQGVSKAPLPVSQNISATHQNKQNSALPVPKQTKKWITCPICNELFPSDIYESHPEVHKESSNKPKLGLAARAPFLKKMPDKTVKCLTCRILISEKGVFEHLLHGMICLFCTGIFYSIKQLVDHIQMEHNQTQKSNCDFMRREYRLYTDEAGNLLFPYFDIRTMAPKLIMGEKELNLALVTSSLDLIFVKMLPNNPQAVCKAPTSSKMPTPKLDYMECPFCSEKLLSMEAYQMHLKEKHFIVPTLHAILKTPSYRCLYCGGVYTGKTTTKAIIVHLGKCRSAPKGLKFAEKMSSGLAVTPRANSAYVSYPAHPKQITGPTPASVQASVPAIKTPETEAELQSQLRLEIAFREAMEANRREREERLARRRKIEKDRLAGLTVPPPEIIIDPSVTFALDPIGMELRPFEERREFVNKYFNTQPYPLKKEIVALSSRLLLNKTDVACQIGGKRTRCLKNIQKNKAVVLLGFNMAELTKVKHDLFIPEIEPEKILTMTESEMVTESEMVTEAERVTEAETVTEAETVTEAETVTEAETVTEAEMEQE, via the exons ATGTATCAATTTCCAGTTAGAGGGTTGGAGAAAATCCGCAGAACAAgaagaaaagtgaaaaatattCTTGGAGAATTTGGACTTGAAGAATGTCTTAGTTGGACCGAG GATCTCCAGGAATTTTACCCTGGAGACAATGTTTTTGATGCTACAGACTGGTGCGATTTATCTGATGGGTTTGATGGGCGTTGGATAAAAAAG TGGGAATATCGGACACGAGGATTGTGCTGCAGCTTGTGCAAGTTCTCTGCAAGATCCTGGCATGCCTATAGAACTCATGTTCAGCGTTGCCATGATGAAGAAGAGCGTCTTTGCAAGCTTTCGTCCTGTACTTCCTGCCCATTTATTGCCCATCCCAGAGTGGTCTCCAAGCACTGCAGATTGTTCCACGTCGAGGACCCAAAGTTAGAATCTGGTGCAGTCCCCCAACTGCCTCCAAGAGCTGTGAGCGGCACCACATTTCAGTGTCGGAAATGTCATTTACAAGATACTCTCTTGTACAGTGTAAAAAAGCATGTTCTCCTTTATCACTACACCTCCACGTTGAACAAATATGCTGGGCAGAGACCAGAGAGGGAACTTAAAGCCCTAGGAGATATTTCTCAGAAATTCTACTGCAAGAAGTGTTACGTAGCAGCTGAGACATCTGAACACTTACTGTATCATCTTCTAACTTCAGAAAAGCACAAGGAGCTGGATGTGCATATCAGAGCTCTAATTTTTGAAACCGAAAGTAAGAAACAATACCCTGCTCTAGCACCAAAAGCCCAAGGCACTTCTGCTGTTGTAATGATGAAAGATCAGCCAGCAATACCTGGTACACTGGCTGCTGGTGGAATCAAAATGTTGGAAAATGGTAGCTCCCATGTCATCACTACCCCTGGAACAAGCCAACCATTTCTCCCCACTCAAGCTTCTGCCCTGGTTCAGCTTGCGAGCGCTGAGGCGAAGGGCTTATTGAGGCCTGGAGTACCACTGGCTTTCCAGAACCCCCAAACTGGAAGACCTGCATCTGCTGTTCCTCCTACAGCTCCCCACCAGGTGCCCGTCAGAGTAGGCCATCCTGGTCAGTCACAACTACAACCTGTATCCCGCCAGATTGTCTTTCCACCAGGTGTTCGCCTTAATGTACCTGCTGTTAGGCCACCGGCTCCTCAGTCCATACTTGTTAATCCAAGATTACCCCAACCCAGCCCAGGAGGCACCATGATGACTTCACAGTCCCTACTGAGTCATTTGATCCCCACAGGCAACAAAGTGGATGGGTTGCCCACCTATACTCTTGCTCCTTTGCAGGTCTTATCAGTCCAGTCAAATAACTCGCAAGGAGTCAGCAAAGCACCGTTGCCTGTGTCTCAGAACATCTCCGCGACTCATCAGAACAAACAAAACAGTGCCCTGCCAGTCCCCAAGCAAACCAAGAAATGGATCACTTGCCCTATCTGTAATGAACTCTTCCCATCTGATATCTACGAGTCCCATCCAGAGGTTCACAAAGAGTCATCTAATAAGCCCAAGCTCGGCCTGGCTGCTCGTGCTCCTTTCTTAAAAAAGATGCCAGACAAGACGGTGAAATGCCTGACTTGCAGGATCTTGATATCGGAAAAGGGTGTTTTCGAACACCTGCTTCATGGCATGATCTGCTTGTTTTGTACAGGGATATTCTACTCCATTAAGCAGCTTGTCGACCATATACAGATGGAACATAATCAGACCCAAAAGAGTAACTGCGACTTCATGCGACGAGAATACCGACTTTATACGGATGAGGCAGGGAATCTGCTTTTCCCATATTTTGACATCAGGACCATGGCTCCTAAACTAATAATGGGGGAAAAAGAGCTCAATCTTGCATTGGTCACCAGCTCCCTCGATCTGATCTTTGTGAAAATGTTGCCCAACAATCCTCAGGCTGTTTGCAAGGCGCCCACATCATCCAAGATGCCCACTCCCAAGCTTGATTACATGGAGTGCCCCTTCTGCTCTGAGAAGCTTTTGAGCATGGAAGCCTATCAAATGCACCTCAAAGAAAAGCACTTCATTGTGCCCACTCTGCATGCAATACTTAAAACCCCATCATACAGATGCCTCTACTGTGGTGGCGTTTACACTGGGAAGACCACTACCAAGGCCATCATTGTCCACTTGGGTAAATGTCGCAGTGCACCCAAAGGCCTCAAATTTGCTGAAAAAATGAGTTCTGGATTAGCTGTTACTCCCAGAGCTAACAGTGCATATGTGTCATACCCAGCCCACCCAAAACAGATCACTGGTCCAACCCCAGCTTCAGTCCAAGCCTCTGTTCCTGCCATAAAGACACCAGAAACAGAAGCAGAGTTACAGAGCCAGCTACGTCTAGAAATAGCTTTTCGAGAAGCTATGGAGGCaaataggagagagagagaagaacggTTGGCAAGGAGGAGAAAGATAGAGAAAGATAGGTTGGCTGGCCTGACTGTCCCCCCACCTGAAATAATCATTGATCCCTCTGTGACATTCGCATTAGATCCTATCGGAATGGAGTTGCGCCCCTTTGAAGAACGACGTGAATTTGTCAACAAGTATTTTAATACGCAGCCTTACCCGCTCAAGAAGGAGATAGTTGCCCTGAGTAGCCGTTTACTGCTTAACAAAACGGATGTTGCTTGCCAGATTGGTGGAAAACGTACCAGGTGTTTGAAGAACATACAGAAAAACAAGGCTGTAGTACTGTTAGGCTTCAATATGGCAGAGCTGACGAAAGTCAAGCATGATCTTTTTATCCCAGAGATAGAGCCAGAGAAGATACTCACTATGACAGAATCAGAAATGGTGACAGAATCAGAAATGGTGACCGAAGCGGAAAGGGTGACCGAAGCAGAAACGGTGACTGAAGCAGAAACGGTGACTGAAGCAGAAACGGTGACTGAAGCAGAAACGGTGACCGAAGCAGAAATGGAGCAAGAGTAG